One window of the Candidatus Thorarchaeota archaeon genome contains the following:
- a CDS encoding winged helix-turn-helix transcriptional regulator has product MHRLQACLDAMGIDTDFEAFVSDHRRLLSDLDKDKNAQREILYHAALGHELRYKLYHILGKGEYCLTVLAHIVKKSKSTMSHHLSILERAGLIIGRRRGLYTVYSSVGYFYEKRVEPVLRTGRPEQ; this is encoded by the coding sequence GTGCATAGACTTCAGGCGTGTCTGGACGCAATGGGCATAGACACAGACTTCGAGGCTTTTGTTTCAGACCATAGGCGGCTGCTGTCAGATCTCGACAAGGACAAGAATGCCCAGCGAGAGATATTGTATCATGCCGCATTAGGCCATGAACTGAGATACAAGCTGTATCACATCTTGGGCAAGGGCGAGTACTGTCTGACGGTCCTGGCACACATAGTGAAGAAGTCAAAGAGCACGATGTCGCATCACTTGTCAATACTTGAACGGGCAGGACTCATCATAGGAAGGAGGAGGGGGCTCTATACTGTCTACTCATCAGTGGGCTACTTCTACGAGAAACGAGTAGAGCCTGTGTTGCGTACGGGCCGACCAGAACAGTAG
- a CDS encoding sulfite exporter TauE/SafE family protein, producing the protein MLGIRQSQAGVLETTSLEGYPVDVVLLYAVIFAFVIAFVFSMFGQGGGSVYSPLLILLGYAVLVSTSTSLFLNLITSLSAGYIFYRNKLIDIKASLLFVPGIGFGAFVGGALSAFVEGVYVMWLFVVFLGVIGARMIYTYWERGTTEGAYPEVLPTKMKVLVILFSFAVGFISGLLGVGGGVFIVPFMVYVCKYPTKFAAGSSHLIISFSAFFGIVGHAAFHSLDLLLIAATGMAVLVGGNLGARASMKMKVQGIKAGLGLIMWILAVMLLVQII; encoded by the coding sequence GTGCTCGGGATACGCCAGAGCCAAGCCGGAGTCCTAGAGACCACGAGTCTGGAGGGGTATCCTGTGGATGTTGTATTGCTATACGCGGTGATCTTCGCCTTCGTCATAGCCTTTGTGTTTTCGATGTTCGGCCAAGGGGGTGGATCTGTATACTCTCCGCTCCTCATTCTCCTAGGATACGCCGTACTGGTGTCCACTTCCACCTCACTATTCCTGAACCTGATAACGTCTCTGTCTGCAGGCTACATATTCTACCGCAACAAGCTGATTGACATCAAGGCGTCGTTACTGTTCGTGCCGGGAATCGGCTTTGGAGCATTCGTCGGAGGAGCTCTTTCTGCATTCGTTGAGGGGGTCTACGTCATGTGGCTGTTTGTCGTCTTCCTCGGTGTGATAGGCGCCAGAATGATCTATACCTACTGGGAGAGGGGGACGACGGAGGGCGCCTATCCCGAGGTCCTGCCAACCAAGATGAAGGTCCTAGTCATCCTGTTCAGTTTCGCTGTTGGGTTCATATCAGGCCTCTTGGGAGTGGGTGGTGGCGTGTTCATAGTCCCATTCATGGTCTACGTGTGCAAGTATCCAACAAAGTTCGCTGCTGGTTCCTCACACCTCATCATATCGTTCTCCGCTTTCTTTGGCATCGTTGGTCATGCGGCATTTCACAGCCTAGACCTCCTGTTGATTGCTGCGACTGGGATGGCTGTGTTGGTTGGAGGCAATCTTGGTGCCAGAGCGAGCATGAAGATGAAGGTGCAGGGAATCAAGGCTGGACTTGGGCTCATCATGTGGATACTTGCCGTGATGCTACTTGTTCAAATAATCTGA
- a CDS encoding TraR/DksA C4-type zinc finger protein: MTTRFVPPDWAFEFHGHLCPFLPIGYRMGRLAMEYLKLDREKDHGFFVFPETGEGHPQTCMVDGIQAATGATYGKVLMEKTFYGKLAATFFHPKNGAVRLSLTPDFIDAMSKFEFFAYRKKGVEPSEIPHEVTEEVTKWTYEQPDKFMFKVEFKPDFKFTPPKGSFNKSKCSICGEYVFERYLRMKDGAPVCIPCSGYARAKPES, translated from the coding sequence ATGACAACTAGGTTCGTACCTCCAGACTGGGCGTTCGAGTTCCATGGACATCTCTGTCCGTTCCTGCCTATTGGTTATCGAATGGGCAGACTCGCAATGGAATACCTCAAGTTAGACCGAGAGAAGGATCACGGGTTCTTTGTATTCCCGGAGACTGGTGAGGGCCATCCTCAGACCTGCATGGTCGATGGAATACAGGCTGCTACCGGAGCCACCTACGGAAAGGTGCTCATGGAGAAAACGTTCTATGGCAAACTGGCAGCCACCTTCTTCCACCCAAAGAACGGGGCCGTTCGCCTATCCCTGACGCCTGACTTCATCGATGCGATGAGCAAGTTCGAGTTCTTTGCCTATCGCAAGAAGGGAGTGGAGCCATCCGAGATTCCACATGAAGTGACTGAAGAGGTAACAAAGTGGACCTATGAGCAGCCTGACAAGTTCATGTTCAAGGTTGAATTCAAGCCCGACTTCAAGTTCACTCCACCGAAAGGGTCGTTCAACAAGAGCAAGTGCAGCATCTGCGGTGAGTACGTGTTCGAGAGATACCTCCGCATGAAGGACGGCGCACCGGTCTGCATCCCGTGCTCGGGATACGCCAGAGCCAAGCCGGAGTCCTAG
- a CDS encoding ATP-binding cassette domain-containing protein yields MLGLMASVDEVVVVQDLVRLYGDVRAVDGISFTVRHGEVFGLPGPNCGGETTAVRMLTGVIAPTSRTLSILGMDMPRQATATRRHIGVLPATANVYAD; encoded by the coding sequence TTGCTCGGACTGATGGCGTCAGTGGATGAGGTCGTAGTCGTTCAGGACCTCGTCAGACTCTATGGTGATGTACGCGCCGTCGACGGAATCAGCTTCACCGTGAGGCATGGCGAGGTCTTCGGTCTTCCCGGACCGAATTGTGGGGGCGAAACCACAGCGGTGAGAATGCTGACAGGAGTCATAGCGCCAACATCCCGGACTTTGTCGATACTTGGGATGGACATGCCACGCCAAGCGACAGCGACAAGGCGTCACATTGGCGTTCTTCCCGCGACCGCTAATGTCTACGCAGACTGA
- a CDS encoding transporter substrate-binding domain-containing protein: MNVIVNGTRLTVFGVVLLFRATMLTSTVTPVPVRAAEAWTVALDEAYAPHEYWENESAKGFNTDVIRYVAESMSRDVVWVPLPWAKAYQALQNGTVESLCMARTPQRELIFDFSQPIMNLTLRVFVRGDVSGIIDISELANRTVAVEADDICESKLNELCPDAVVVRVDSQAEAIRLVAEGEVTAAFCNRYAGAYAIIEHSYSDIKMVAQPIDGGIRCIAVAKGNLVLLGSINAGLNEMVATGEYDRVLEKWFGAYPFAEENQLMLRAAMVTSFVALLAVFGIATMATWNRSLSRRVNHATSKLALLGDLFRHDLRNIGQCMYTSLELVADETTDESTKESAIQTALSAVQRAERLTSDFSMVESMTAGKHPLVETPLKTILVSALAEVALEGGATFEFESQDISDTNVIAVSALKEAITRVMRFMVNLANSSIAKVPISVAVSLDRDWATLVISSKVVCIPDDVKEGLLRRYLGVRTPVVGLDLSIVHAIVTASRGLVTIENIVPGDWRKGVAVKMLLRIPHKRIRMPGFRMGSRAD, encoded by the coding sequence GTGAATGTGATAGTGAACGGCACACGACTTACCGTTTTCGGAGTAGTCCTGCTGTTCCGCGCCACCATGCTCACGTCAACCGTCACTCCCGTGCCGGTCCGCGCCGCAGAGGCGTGGACAGTTGCACTGGACGAAGCCTATGCACCTCACGAGTACTGGGAGAATGAGTCTGCAAAGGGCTTCAACACTGACGTCATACGCTACGTCGCGGAGTCCATGAGCAGAGATGTCGTGTGGGTTCCCCTCCCTTGGGCTAAGGCATACCAGGCACTGCAGAATGGCACGGTGGAGAGTCTCTGCATGGCTCGAACACCACAGCGTGAACTCATCTTTGACTTCAGCCAGCCAATCATGAACCTGACGCTCAGGGTGTTTGTGCGGGGAGACGTCAGCGGCATCATTGACATCAGCGAACTGGCCAATCGTACTGTGGCCGTCGAAGCGGACGACATCTGTGAATCAAAGCTCAACGAGCTGTGCCCCGATGCCGTAGTAGTGCGGGTGGATTCCCAGGCGGAGGCTATCAGGCTCGTTGCAGAGGGAGAGGTCACTGCTGCCTTCTGCAACAGGTATGCTGGAGCCTATGCGATAATCGAACACTCGTATTCGGACATCAAGATGGTCGCGCAACCCATCGACGGGGGGATCAGATGCATTGCAGTGGCCAAGGGCAACCTAGTCCTGCTTGGCAGCATCAATGCGGGCCTGAATGAGATGGTGGCGACAGGCGAGTACGACAGAGTCTTGGAGAAGTGGTTCGGTGCATACCCATTCGCCGAAGAGAATCAATTGATGCTCAGGGCAGCCATGGTGACGAGCTTTGTCGCGTTGCTTGCGGTGTTTGGAATCGCGACTATGGCAACATGGAACAGGTCACTTAGCCGCAGAGTGAACCATGCCACATCCAAGCTCGCACTCTTGGGCGACCTGTTCAGACATGACCTCAGAAACATCGGGCAGTGCATGTACACCAGCCTGGAACTCGTAGCAGATGAAACAACTGACGAGTCGACGAAGGAGAGCGCAATACAGACTGCCTTGTCTGCTGTTCAAAGAGCAGAGCGGCTCACGTCGGACTTTTCGATGGTAGAGTCGATGACCGCCGGAAAGCATCCGCTTGTTGAGACTCCCTTGAAGACCATTCTAGTCTCAGCGCTAGCTGAAGTCGCGTTAGAGGGCGGTGCCACGTTTGAGTTCGAGTCACAGGACATATCCGACACGAACGTCATCGCAGTCAGTGCACTCAAGGAAGCCATTACGCGAGTGATGAGATTCATGGTCAACCTCGCGAATAGCAGCATTGCGAAGGTGCCTATCAGCGTTGCAGTCTCATTGGACCGTGACTGGGCGACTCTTGTCATCAGTTCCAAGGTCGTATGCATACCAGATGACGTCAAGGAGGGGCTCCTGAGAAGGTATCTTGGCGTCAGGACTCCAGTTGTGGGACTCGATCTCTCAATTGTCCATGCGATTGTGACTGCCAGCAGGGGACTTGTGACAATCGAGAACATAGTCCCCGGTGACTGGAGAAAGGGTGTCGCTGTAAAGATGCTTCTGAGAATCCCGCACAAGAGGATCCGGATGCCTGGTTTCCGCATGGGATCTAGAGCGGACTGA
- a CDS encoding helix-turn-helix transcriptional regulator, with protein MLERCESIGSCLRPLESVIRLLSHQYTVSLVLLSGRTDGSLRYSQIREGLAKEAEASISDSTLSRTLSELVDLGILSRKSFDEIPPHVEYSLTDSGRDLFHILEDLGVWSREQCHLGQLKIPSHGHGLGG; from the coding sequence ATGTTAGAACGATGTGAGTCCATTGGGTCGTGTCTGAGACCTCTGGAGAGCGTGATTCGACTCCTGAGCCATCAGTATACGGTCTCACTGGTCCTGCTGTCGGGAAGGACAGACGGCAGCCTGAGATACTCGCAGATAAGGGAGGGGCTTGCCAAGGAAGCAGAAGCCAGTATCAGCGACTCAACATTGTCAAGGACCCTCTCAGAGCTGGTCGACTTGGGAATCCTCAGCCGTAAGAGCTTCGACGAGATACCACCCCATGTGGAGTACTCCCTGACCGACTCGGGACGAGACCTGTTCCACATCCTTGAGGACCTCGGAGTGTGGTCGCGGGAACAGTGTCATCTGGGACAACTCAAGATCCCGAGCCATGGTCACGGACTCGGCGGATGA